Below is a genomic region from Billgrantia tianxiuensis.
TCGACGCCTCACATGACAGTTGGCCATTTCTTCTTCGCGGCAGGCATGAGCCTCTACATTCTGATCGGCATTCACTTCGAAGAGCGTAGCCTGGTGCGGGCCTTTGGCGATCACTACCGGGCCTATCAGGCAACGACTCCCATGCTGATTCCCAGCTTGAGGCCGCTGTATCGCGCCGTTGCGTCTTGCTTCATGAAGCGCAAACGCAGCGTATGAACTCCCCCTTGGCCCGGGTATAGGCTTCGCGATCCGTGCCGTGACGCAAAGCCAACTCGCGCTTGAGGGCGGCATAGCGCTCGGCCAGCGCCGCATCGGTGCGCAGGGCGTCGCGAAAGGCTAGGCGCTTGCGCCACAGCTTGCCGTCGTAAGCCACTACGTGCAGGTGGTGGGTGCGTCGGCCATTGGCATGGCGCATGAACCAGCGGCGGTCGGTCAGGCCGGCGTTGAACTCGACCGAGGTCACGTAGCCGTGATCGAGAATGGGCTCGAACAGGAAATCGGCCACGGCCATGGAGGCGACCCCGGCCATGACGTCGATAATGGGCTTGGCCGGCATGCCGGGAATGGCGGTGCTGCCGATATGCTGCACCTCGATCAGCGCGGCGGGGAAGCGCTCCAGCAGACGCTTGCGCTCGGCCTTGAAGCGTGCCGGCCAGGCGGGGTCGTACTCCGCCAGGTGCACCGGTTCATCAATGGCCCGCTGTAGCGACTGGGCTTCGTTCATGGGGGCTCCTGGCGGCGGGTTCGTACGGGGGCGCATCCGTTCTGGCCTCGTGTTGCTGGCGCAAGGCACCGGGCGGATGGCCGTGGATACGCTTGAAGGCGCGGCTGAAGGCGGCCGCACTGCCGTAGCCCAGGCGGTAGGCCACGCTTTCGATCGGTTGCCGCTCCCGGCCGATCCACTGGGCCGCCAGGCGCATGCGCAGCTCGGTCACGTAACGATGCGGTGTCATGCCCGTTACCGCCAGGAAGCGCTCGGCGAACACCGAGCGCGAGCTGCCCATCTCGGCGGCGAGTTCCGCCACCGTCCAGTTGCGCCCCGGCTCGCGATGCAGCGCGGCGATGACGCGCCCCAGGCGCGGATCGCGCAGCGCCTCGATCCAACCGCTGGCATCGCCACAGCCGCACTCCACCCAGCCGCGCACGATGAAGGCGGCCATCACGTCGGCGAGCCGCGCCAGGATAGCGGCATAGCCCGCCCGTTCACTTCTCGCCTCGCGCTCCATTGCCTCGAGCATGGGCAGTATCTCGGGCTGGCGCTCGAGCAGGGTGCCGACGTACATCACCTCGGGCATCAGCGAAACGAGGGCGTGCATGCTGCCCAAGTCGAACTCCATACAGCCGCTGAAGGTCAGGGCGCCGTCGAGGGTGCAATTCTTCGGGCAGGCGCGAATCGCGCTGACCGCCTCGCACAGCCTGGCGCTTTCGAAGGCGGTGACGTCCTGGGCCGGCTGGTCAGGGGAGGAGAGCAGGGCATGAGGGCCGCCCCGCGGCAGCAATAGGGCATCGCCCGTCGAGAGGGTATGAACGCTGCCGCTGGGGCTGCGCAAGTAGACGGGGCCACGTGCGACGAAGTGGAACTGGGCCCAGCCCGCGGCCGTGCCGAACTCGACCCCCAGCGGGGGCGAAAGTTGGATACGACGATAGGCGATGCCGCGCAGGCGCATCCCGAGCAGCAGCTCGCTGACCAGATCGCTGGGCAGTTCCGGTTTTGGCATCCTGTGCTCCTGTTACTGTAGGCATTCATCAGTTTCGGATGAATGATCAAGCATTCGAGAGCTTCTAGCATAGATCGTCCGGGTTGATCGCTCTAGTCTTCTCGTTCCTGACGAACGCTTCTCTAGGAAAGGAGAACGAACGATGAACGAGTTGGCACAGCGGGCCAGGCCCGCTTGGGGGCAGTCATCTCGATGGCCCTTGGCGTATTCGGGCTGGTCACGGCGGAGTTCCTGCCCGCCAGCCTGCTCACACCCATGGCGGCGGACCTGGGCGTGACCGAAGGCATGGCGGGCCAGGCGGTCACGGTTACCGCGGCGGTGGCACTGCTGACCAGCCTGCTGATCTCCACCGCCACCCGCCGCATCGACCGGCGCCATGTGCTGCTGGGCTTCTCGATGCTGCTGGTGGCCTCGAACCTGATGGTGGCGTTTGCCCCCAATCTGACGGTACTGCTGATCGGGCGCGTGCTGTTGGGGATGGCGCTGGGTGGATTCTGGACCATGTCGATCGCCACCATGATGCGCCTGGTGCCCGAGGATCTGGTACCGCGGGGCTGTCGATCATGTTCAGCGGAGTATCCGCGGCGACCATCGCTGCGGCGCCGCTGGGAAGCTACTTCGGCGACCTGCTCGGCTGGCGCGACGTGTTCCGCATGGCAGCACTGTTGGGCTTGCTGGCGCTGGCGGTGCAGTTCATGACGCTGCCGCGCATGGCACCCAGCGGCCTGACCCGCTTGCGCACCCTGTTCGACGTGCTGATGCGGCCGCGGGTGGGCCTGGGCATGCTGGCCGCGGCCCTGGTCTTCACCGGCCACTTCGCCTTCTTTACCTACATTCGGCCATTCCTCGAGACCGTAACCGGCGTTGGTGTCAGCGGCGTGGCCACCATCCTGTTGGGCTTCGGCGTGGCCAACTTCCTTGGCAACTACCTGGGTGGCTGGATGGTCGAGCGCAGCCTGCGCCTGACCATGATCGCGATGCCGCTGTTGATGGGCTCGCTCGGGGTGGCACTGGTAGTGCTGCAAAGTACGCCGGCTACGGACGCTGCGCTGGTGGCAGTGTGGGGGCTGGCCTTCGGCGCCATTCCGGTGGCGTGGTCGACCTGGCTCACCCGCACGGTGCCCGACGAGGCCGAGAGCGCCAGTGGTCTCTTGGTGGCCGCCATCAACCTGGCGATCGCCACCGGGGCGGCTGCGGGGGGACTTATCTTCGACCTGGGCGGAGCCCTCAATGTGTTCGCCGCCAGCGGTGCGGTGCTGCTGCTGGCCGCGCTGATGATCCTGATGGGCGTAAGGACACGGCCACTGGCTACTGCCGGAACCTGAAAACCGTTTCAACAGGAACACTGGCTGGATGAGTGCGGCCCGCTTCGGCGGGCTGCATCCTGTCAATAGCCAATGTCGTCGCCTTTTTGTCCGCCATGGCTTACAAATCCATCAGAGAAAAGCGACAGAAGCCTCCGGGAGGGGATGGTATTTTTCTCATTCACTAAAGAAACCCCTAATGCAGCGTCGGGCGGACACGCGACGCCCAGCAACATCGACGTAGGGAGGCGTCATGGCGCACGCAACCGGACTGCAGTTCACCCTGGCCCTGCCCGGCGTCGACGAGGTGGCGGTAGTCGACTTCATCCATCGCGAAACGCTCTCCAAACCGTTCGAGCTGACGCTCAATCTGGCGAGCCGCAACGGTGATCTGGACGCCACCGAGCTGCTCGACCGCGAGGCCTGTCTCACGATCTGGCAGGATGGCGAGCCGCTGCGCCGGATCCAGGGGGTGATCAGCGAGTTCGGCCGTGGCGATCGCGGCCATCGCCGCACCTTCTATTCGCTGGTGCTGCGTCCCGCCCTGTGGCGCCTCTCGCTGCGCCAGAATTCGCGCATCTTTCAGCAGACTTCGCCGCTTGCCATCATCGAGACCCTGTGCGAGGAACGCGGCCTGC
It encodes:
- a CDS encoding MFS transporter, which gives rise to MALGVFGLVTAEFLPASLLTPMAADLGVTEGMAGQAVTVTAAVALLTSLLISTATRRIDRRHVLLGFSMLLVASNLMVAFAPNLTVLLIGRVLLGMALGGFWTMSIATMMRLVPEDLVPRGCRSCSAEYPRRPSLRRRWEATSATCSAGATCSAWQHCWACWRWRCSS
- a CDS encoding MFS transporter gives rise to the protein MGSYFGDLLGWRDVFRMAALLGLLALAVQFMTLPRMAPSGLTRLRTLFDVLMRPRVGLGMLAAALVFTGHFAFFTYIRPFLETVTGVGVSGVATILLGFGVANFLGNYLGGWMVERSLRLTMIAMPLLMGSLGVALVVLQSTPATDAALVAVWGLAFGAIPVAWSTWLTRTVPDEAESASGLLVAAINLAIATGAAAGGLIFDLGGALNVFAASGAVLLLAALMILMGVRTRPLATAGT
- a CDS encoding GrpB family protein, which codes for MNEAQSLQRAIDEPVHLAEYDPAWPARFKAERKRLLERFPAALIEVQHIGSTAIPGMPAKPIIDVMAGVASMAVADFLFEPILDHGYVTSVEFNAGLTDRRWFMRHANGRRTHHLHVVAYDGKLWRKRLAFRDALRTDAALAERYAALKRELALRHGTDREAYTRAKGEFIRCVCAS
- a CDS encoding AraC family transcriptional regulator, which gives rise to MPKPELPSDLVSELLLGMRLRGIAYRRIQLSPPLGVEFGTAAGWAQFHFVARGPVYLRSPSGSVHTLSTGDALLLPRGGPHALLSSPDQPAQDVTAFESARLCEAVSAIRACPKNCTLDGALTFSGCMEFDLGSMHALVSLMPEVMYVGTLLERQPEILPMLEAMEREARSERAGYAAILARLADVMAAFIVRGWVECGCGDASGWIEALRDPRLGRVIAALHREPGRNWTVAELAAEMGSSRSVFAERFLAVTGMTPHRYVTELRMRLAAQWIGRERQPIESVAYRLGYGSAAAFSRAFKRIHGHPPGALRQQHEARTDAPPYEPAARSPHERSPVATAGH